The Leucoraja erinacea ecotype New England chromosome 22, Leri_hhj_1, whole genome shotgun sequence genome includes a region encoding these proteins:
- the tmem209 gene encoding transmembrane protein 209 yields the protein MNQMSGTVLIDRTIQMRKEVQTRKVILVWGLLNVGLAGMVYMEMTGKLLYKFYNINYWLLWYIEFGLVTLFCLNALSDFWRYFRSAVVPANLVMTPQQQSLLGILNPVIQTTPQKKPATTSTPNSSPPGVTQGQSVLSYSPQRPLGSSPKFSPGYMTGFSPTMQTPSMSGSGSYPSSVMYSPGSSFNTGSGFSPLQNPYLCGNNIGSSESSSLRTRYRSAPATYSAPLTRDEYVTDMKSLESFLRSEEEKHGRSQMGSSDCSSSGNSPSFWNYSRGSGEYAQTLRKFQYQLASRSQAPSAHKDDTDLGSKLLAEEVWIRLNVSRQQLDLDSWTANLRNWINETILNRLVKEIDCVNTQLRRLGCPELQVGETSITSLRQAALVRAPQIPTLNIVIQYLDMTSNQEYLVERIKELAHGGCMSSFRWNGGGDYKSRKWDTDLPTDCAIIMHMFCTYLDSRLPPHPKYPDGKTFTSQHFIQTPDKPDTTNEHLFCIYQSNINPPHCQLIYQGKVYSLPKDRSNMFHTILMFLYIIKTKESGMLGRVNLGLSGVNVLWIFGDSG from the exons gacTGGCAAATTGCTGTACAAATTCTACAATATCAACTACTGGCTGCTGTGGTATATCG AGTTTGGTCTGGTCACCCTGTTTTGCCTCAATGCTTTATCTGATTTCTGGCGCTACTTCCGGAGTGCTGTTGTCCCAGCCAACCTAGTGATGACCCCCCAACAACAATCACTGCTGGGAATATTGAATCCAG TGATACAAACGACACCACAGAAAAAGCCAGCTACCACATCCACCCCCAACAGTTCTCCCCCCGGTGTCACCCAGGGGCAGAGTGTTCTGTCCTACAGTCCTCAACGGCCACTTGGCTCCAGCCCCAAGTTCAGCCCTGGCTATATGACGGGATTCAGCCCAACCATGCAGACGCCTTCCATGTCGGGAAGTGGGTCCTACCCATCCTCTGTGATGTACTCGCCTGGCAGCAGCTTCAACACG GGCTCCGGTTTCAGTCCTCTTCAGAATCCCTATTTATGTGGTAATAACATCGGGAGTTCGGAGAGCTCCAGCCTGAGAACTCGTTACCGATCTGCCCCGGCCACGTACAGCGCGCCTCTCACGCGAGATGAGTATGTTACGGACATGAAATCTCTGGAGAGTTTCCTCCGCTCCGAAGAGGAGAAGCACGGCCGCAGCCAGATGG GAAGTTCTGACTGTTCATCCAGCGGCAACAGTCCAAGCTTTTGGAACTACAGCCGCGGCAGTGGAGAATATGCACAGACACTGCGCAAGTTCCAGTACCAGCTCGCCAGCCGGTCTCAGGCCCCCTCTGCTCACAAGGATGATACGGATCTGGGCTCCAAGCTACTTGCGGAAGAG GTGTGGATCAGGTTGAATGTGAGTCGGCAACAGCTGGATCTTGATTCTTGGACGGCCAACCTGAGGAAT TGGATCAACGAAACCATTTTGAATCGTTTGGTCAAAGAGATTGATTGTGTGAATACACAGCTAAGGAGGCTGGGATGTCCTGAGCTGCAAGTGGGTG AGACCAGTATCACTAGCTTAAGGCAAGCAGCCCTGGTAAGAGCTCCCCAAATTCCAACATTGAACATAGTTATCCAATACTTGGACATGACTTCAAATCAAGAATACCTGGTGGAGAGAATCAAAG AGCTTGCTCACGGGGGCTGTATGAGCTCTTTCCGATGGAATGGAGGTGGCGACTATAAGTCTAGGAAATGGGACACAGATCTTCCCACGGATTGTGCG ATTATAATGCACATGTTCTGCACTTACCTTGACTCCAGGCTACCTCCACACCCTAAATATCCCGATGGGAAAACTTTCACTTCCCAACATTTCATTCAAACTCCAGATAAACCAG ATACCACAAATGAGCATTTATTCTGTATATACCAAAGCAACATCAATCCTCCACACTGCCAGCTTATCTACCAGGGGAAGGTGTACAGTTTGCCAAAG GACAGAAGCAACATGTTTCACACCATCTTGATGTTTCTGTATATAATTAAAACAAAGGAGTCAGGAATGCTGGG GAGGGTAAATCTGGGCTTGTCTGGAGTGAACGTTTTGTGGATTTTTGGCGATTCAGGATAG